In Mustelus asterias chromosome 20, sMusAst1.hap1.1, whole genome shotgun sequence, a single genomic region encodes these proteins:
- the LOC144508379 gene encoding fish-egg lectin-like: MKNFLLISLLACIYFQAVRSDLVCRQIDGNLKQIDAGNGQVFGVDEKGTVYSRNEEKWDIVPGTLSHVTVGPAGVWGVDRNHAIYRMVGGSWVLMAGLLKQIDAGGDRFVGGVNMNDDIYCVQQGATISAATYNSPQYNHLGGKLKYYSCGPQGCWGVNSGDGIYFRNNVTPTNCVGSTWQHIPGRLAMIEVGTDGSVYGVNSAGQLYRRDGITPLNPVGTVWTHINIQGHTFKHVTTDLGQLWLVTKSNQIVQCQ; this comes from the exons ATGAAGAACTTTCTCTTAATTTCCCTGCTGGCTTGCATTTATTTCCAAGCAGTTCGGAGTG ACCTGGTCTGCCGCCAGATAGACGGAAACCTGAAGCAGATCGATGCCGGCAATGGACAAGTGTTCGGAGTGGATGAAAAGGGAACGGTTTACAGCAGAAACGAAGAGAAGTGGGACATTGTCCCCGGAACCCTTTCCCATGTGACTGTGGGCCCAGCTGGGGTCTGGGGAGTCGATAGGAATCACGCTATTTACAGAATGGTGGGTGGATCCTGGGTATTGATGGCTG GTCTGCTCAAACAGATCGATGCCGGCGGAGATCGCTTTGTGGGTGGTGTTAACATGAATGATGATATCTACTGTGTCCAACAAGGGGCAACGATTTCGGCTGCCACTTACAACAGCCCACAGTACAACCATTTGGGTGGCAAACTCAAATACTATTCTTGTGGGCCGCAAGGGTGCTGGGGTGTCAATTCAGGAGATGGCATCTATTTCCGAAATAATGTGACCCCAACTAATTGTGTTGGATCAACATGGCAACACATCCCTGGAAGACTCGCGATGATTGAGGTCGGGACAGATGGCAGTGTGTATGGTGTTAACTCAGCTGGGCAACTCTATCGCAG AGATGGGATCACTCCCCTAAATCCCGTTGGGACAGTGTGGACCCACATCAACATCCAGGGGCATACATTCAAACATGTGACAACAGACCTGGGACAGCTGTGGCTGGTTACCAAAAGCAATCAGATCGTTCAGTGCCAATAG
- the LOC144508380 gene encoding fish-egg lectin-like, whose amino-acid sequence MKSFLLTSLLACVCFQAVRSDLVCRQIDGNLKQIDAGNGQVFGVDEKGTVYSRNEGQWDIVPGSLSHVTVGPAGVWGVDRNHAIYRMLGGSWASMAGLLKQIDAGGDRFVGGVNANDDIYCVQEGDTLSAANYNSPKYNHLAGKLKYYSCGPFGCWGVNSGDGIYSRTEVTPTNCVGTTWQHIPGKLSMIEVGTDGSVYGVNSAGQLYRRDGITCLLPTGTEWTHINIQGHKFKHVTTDLGQLWLITKSNQIVQCQ is encoded by the exons ATGAAGAGCTTTCTCTTAACTTCCCTGCTGGCTTGTGTTTGTTTCCAAGCGGTTCGGAGTG ACCTGGTCTGCCGCCAGATAGACGGAAACCTGAAGCAGATCGATGCCGGCAATGGACAAGTGTTCGGAGTGGATGAAAAGGGAACGGTTTACAGCAGAAACGAAGGGCAGTGGGACATTGTCCCCGGGAGCCTTTCCCATGTGACTGTGGGCCCAGCTGGGGTCTGGGGAGTCGATAGGAATCACGCTATTTACAGAATGCTGGGTGGATCCTGGGCATCGATGGCTG GTCTGCTCAAACAGATCGATGCCGGCGGAGATCGCTTTGTGGGTGGTGTTAATGCGAATGATGATATCTACTGTGTCCAAGAAGGTGACACGCTATCTGCTGCCAATTACAACAGCCCAAAGTACAACCATTTGGCTGGCAAACTCAAATACTACTCCTGTGGACCATTCGGGTGCTGGGGTGTCAACTCAGGAGATGGCATCTATTCCCGAACTGAGGTGACCCCAACTAATTGTGTTGGGACAACATGGCAACACATCCCTGGCAAACTCTCGATGATTGAAGTCGGGACAGATGGCAGTGTGTATGGTGTTAACTCAGCCGGGCAACTCTATCGCAG AGATGGGATCACCTGCCTATTACCAACTGGGACAGAGTGGACCCATATCAACATCCAGGGGCATAAATTCAAGCACGTGACAACAGACCTGGGGCAGCTGTGGCTGATTACCAAAAGCAACCAAATCGTTCAGTGCCAATAG